A region of Acidimicrobiales bacterium DNA encodes the following proteins:
- a CDS encoding FAD-dependent monooxygenase translates to MDRSPSVVVAGGGPVGLMLAAELMLAGTDVVVVERRTSQALESSRAGGLHPRTLEVLDQRGVADRFVSAGEPHPGVGFAHIPLGISDFPSRHNYVLALWQRDFERILAEWVAQIGVAILRGREVESFEQDETGVDVHIGGDGPTTLRAEYLVGCDGGRSLVRRAAGIDFVGTDASTSWMIAEVEMGEEPEFGFRHDDAGTHAIGRRQPDEPIRLALTEREVDHRDPTVDELRATLIGVYGTDFDLQRVDWVSRFTDMTRQAVAYRDRRVLLAGDAAHVHPPHGGQGLNLGVQDAVNLGWKLAQVVSGVSPDSLLDTYHAERQPVGARVLRNTLAQVALGLPDDRHRALLDTMTELLALDEPRRHIAGMISALDLHYDLGGGHALVGRRMPDLDLVTAEGPRRVFDLLHDARPILVAFDAGDGLDGVPWADRVRTVHATCDGRWELPVVGEVDPPEAVLVRPDGYVAWAGEVGDPDLSRARATWFGSSSPTHSRA, encoded by the coding sequence GTGGATCGTTCACCTTCGGTGGTGGTGGCGGGCGGCGGCCCGGTCGGGCTGATGCTGGCTGCGGAGCTGATGCTGGCTGGGACCGACGTGGTCGTCGTCGAGCGCCGAACCAGCCAAGCGCTCGAGAGCTCGCGCGCGGGCGGGCTGCACCCTCGCACCCTCGAAGTGCTCGACCAGCGCGGCGTGGCGGACCGGTTCGTGTCCGCGGGCGAGCCGCACCCGGGCGTCGGCTTTGCCCACATCCCGCTGGGCATCAGCGATTTCCCGAGTCGACACAATTACGTGTTGGCGTTGTGGCAGCGGGATTTCGAGCGGATATTGGCCGAATGGGTCGCGCAGATCGGTGTCGCGATCCTGCGCGGCCGTGAGGTGGAGAGCTTCGAGCAGGACGAGACCGGCGTCGATGTCCACATCGGCGGCGACGGTCCGACGACCTTGCGGGCGGAGTACCTCGTCGGGTGCGACGGAGGGCGCAGCCTGGTCCGCAGGGCGGCCGGCATCGACTTCGTGGGGACGGACGCGTCGACGAGCTGGATGATCGCGGAGGTCGAGATGGGCGAGGAGCCCGAGTTCGGCTTCCGCCACGACGACGCCGGCACGCATGCGATCGGTCGCCGCCAGCCGGATGAGCCGATCCGGCTCGCGCTGACCGAGCGCGAGGTCGACCACCGGGATCCGACCGTCGACGAGCTGCGGGCCACCCTGATCGGCGTGTACGGCACGGACTTCGATCTGCAGCGTGTCGACTGGGTCTCCCGCTTCACCGACATGACTCGCCAGGCCGTCGCGTATCGCGACCGGCGGGTGTTGCTGGCGGGCGACGCGGCGCACGTGCACCCGCCGCACGGCGGCCAGGGCCTCAACCTCGGGGTGCAGGACGCGGTGAACCTCGGATGGAAGCTCGCCCAGGTGGTCAGTGGGGTCTCGCCCGACAGCTTGCTCGACACGTACCACGCCGAACGCCAACCTGTGGGGGCGCGGGTGCTGCGCAACACGCTGGCGCAAGTGGCCCTCGGCCTACCTGACGACCGCCACCGAGCGTTGCTCGACACGATGACCGAGCTGTTGGCGCTGGATGAGCCGCGCCGCCACATCGCCGGGATGATCTCGGCGCTCGACCTTCACTACGACCTCGGCGGCGGGCATGCGCTCGTCGGGCGACGCATGCCCGACCTCGACTTGGTGACGGCCGAGGGTCCACGGCGGGTGTTCGACCTCCTGCACGACGCGCGCCCGATCCTGGTGGCGTTCGACGCCGGAGACGGCCTCGACGGGGTGCCGTGGGCCGACCGGGTCCGAACGGTCCACGCCACGTGCGACGGTCGTTGGGAGTTACCGGTCGTGGGGGAGGTCGATCCGCCCGAGGCCGTCCTGGTCCGACCCGACGGGTATGTGGCGTGGGCCGGAGAGGTCGGAGATCCCGACTTGTCCCGGGCGCGGGCGACGTGGTTCGGGTCGTCGTCGCCGACGCACAGCCGGGCCTGA
- a CDS encoding NifU family protein — protein sequence MAQTLTEPVITVTEQALTKILELRANEDGADTLGLRIAVTGVRGPEYTYDLSFEELGSADDDDVITEQGGLPVIVPADSLDPLQGATLDLPRNADQAGLVLRNPNRPDPLAGIDIELTGDIAEKVTTLLEQVINPALDAHGGYAEFKGVDGDRVFVSMGGGCQGCAVSAMTLRQGIERTIKERIPEVTDVVDVTDHDAGENPFY from the coding sequence GTGGCTCAAACCCTCACGGAACCCGTCATCACTGTCACCGAACAGGCCCTCACCAAGATCCTCGAGCTGCGCGCCAACGAAGACGGCGCCGACACGCTCGGTCTGCGGATCGCGGTCACGGGCGTGCGGGGGCCGGAGTACACGTACGACTTGTCGTTCGAAGAGCTCGGCTCGGCCGACGACGATGACGTGATCACGGAACAAGGTGGCCTCCCGGTGATCGTGCCGGCCGATTCGCTCGACCCATTGCAGGGCGCCACGCTCGACCTGCCACGCAACGCCGACCAAGCGGGTCTGGTGCTGCGCAACCCCAACCGGCCCGACCCGCTGGCGGGGATCGACATCGAGCTCACCGGTGACATCGCCGAGAAGGTCACCACGTTGCTGGAGCAGGTGATCAACCCTGCGCTCGACGCGCACGGCGGCTACGCGGAGTTCAAGGGTGTCGACGGCGACCGGGTGTTCGTGTCGATGGGTGGCGGCTGCCAGGGCTGCGCCGTGTCGGCGATGACCCTGCGGCAGGGCATCGAGCGCACGATCAAAGAGCGCATCCCCGAAGTGACCGACGTGGTCGACGTCACGGATCACGACGCGGGTGAAAACCCGTTCTACTGA
- a CDS encoding sterol desaturase family protein, which yields MTTTDAPPPRPAPDPASGTTPRVQRAPLLTEPPSSGRPRLVVGGPGGPASNDLADLARWFIRRPTPRLMAGFLAAAVVGRATEGKPRRSDAAVAAAMVAAQPLTEFVIHTRLLHRRPTRWRGRTIDPVAAHDHRIHHADPKDLSWVFVPLPTLLIGFGAAAAGACIPGADRRLTSTAAVTGGALLAAYEWSHYLMHTGYRPKTGWFRSRFRTHRLHHYRNEKYWFGVTTHLADQAFGTMPVPGEVPRSETARSLPAEV from the coding sequence GTGACCACCACCGACGCGCCGCCGCCCCGCCCGGCTCCGGACCCCGCATCCGGTACGACGCCTCGGGTCCAGCGGGCCCCGCTGCTCACCGAGCCGCCCTCATCGGGACGGCCGCGGCTGGTGGTCGGCGGCCCCGGTGGCCCGGCGTCGAACGACCTTGCTGATCTCGCCCGGTGGTTCATCCGCCGGCCGACGCCCCGCCTCATGGCCGGCTTTCTCGCCGCAGCCGTGGTCGGCCGGGCGACGGAAGGCAAGCCGCGCCGCAGCGATGCCGCGGTCGCGGCGGCGATGGTCGCCGCCCAGCCTCTCACTGAGTTCGTGATCCACACGCGGCTGTTGCACCGTCGGCCCACCCGGTGGCGGGGTCGCACCATCGACCCGGTGGCGGCGCACGACCACCGCATCCACCACGCGGACCCGAAGGACCTGAGCTGGGTGTTCGTGCCGCTCCCAACCTTGCTCATCGGTTTCGGTGCTGCGGCCGCCGGGGCGTGCATCCCCGGGGCCGACCGCCGCCTGACCTCGACCGCTGCAGTGACCGGCGGAGCGTTGTTGGCCGCGTACGAGTGGTCGCACTACTTGATGCACACCGGCTACCGGCCGAAAACCGGTTGGTTCCGCAGCCGTTTCCGCACCCACCGGCTGCACCACTACCGCAACGAGAAGTACTGGTTCGGCGTCACCACCCACCTCGCCGACCAAGCGTTCGGCACGATGCCGGTGCCGGGCGAGGTGCCCCGGTCGGAGACGGCGCGGTCGCTTCCTGCCGAGGTCTGA
- a CDS encoding GntR family transcriptional regulator, which produces MALQLEPLERRTVADEVFERLLEEIRAGQVSAGDPLPAERALSEQLGVNRQAVREALQRLAQAGLVDIRQGGLTRVRDFRHAAGLDLLPRLLLGRDGVPDPSVIRSVMELRATLGPDIAARCAERASVAVAAELREALAELVATPRVDTVERAERDLRFWECLVEGADNVAYRLAFNSLRQVYEPVLPVLAGILADEFGDLDDHRAIVAAVADRDPATAQDAAWALLARGTAAMESVLESLSATEGAAS; this is translated from the coding sequence ATGGCCTTGCAACTCGAACCGCTCGAACGCCGAACGGTGGCAGACGAAGTCTTCGAGCGGCTGCTCGAGGAGATCCGCGCAGGTCAGGTCAGCGCCGGCGATCCGCTCCCCGCCGAGCGGGCGCTGAGTGAGCAGCTCGGTGTCAATCGCCAAGCCGTGCGCGAGGCGCTGCAACGCCTCGCCCAGGCCGGCCTCGTCGACATCCGCCAAGGCGGGCTCACCCGCGTGCGCGACTTCCGCCACGCCGCTGGCCTCGACCTACTGCCTCGTCTCCTCCTCGGCCGGGACGGCGTTCCCGACCCTTCGGTGATCCGATCGGTGATGGAGCTACGAGCCACGCTCGGGCCAGACATCGCCGCACGGTGCGCCGAGCGGGCCTCGGTCGCCGTGGCCGCCGAGCTGCGCGAGGCGCTGGCCGAGCTCGTCGCCACCCCGCGGGTCGACACGGTGGAACGCGCCGAGCGCGATCTTCGTTTCTGGGAGTGCCTGGTGGAGGGCGCCGACAACGTGGCCTACCGCCTGGCGTTCAACAGCCTCCGCCAGGTTTACGAGCCTGTCCTCCCGGTGTTGGCGGGCATCCTCGCCGACGAGTTCGGCGACCTCGACGACCACCGTGCCATCGTCGCGGCCGTGGCCGATCGTGATCCGGCTACGGCGCAGGACGCTGCCTGGGCGTTGCTGGCCCGCGGGACTGCGGCGATGGAGTCTGTGCTCGAGTCGCTGTCGGCGACCGAAGGGGCTGCGTCGTGA
- a CDS encoding undecaprenyl-diphosphate phosphatase, with product MHIWQSIILGVVEGVTEFLPVSSTGHLTVVEKLMGMKVNNDSVTAYTAVIQVGAIIAALWYFRRDIVAIVEGWFGGLRQRERRGELHYRMGWLIIVGTIPIAIVGLAAKGVIEGPLRNLWWVVAALIAWGAAMVWSESSARQTRGEPSLTVIDGLVIGVAQCLALIPGVSRSGATIAAGLFRGIDRVTATRLSFFLAIPALVAAAGLEAPKAFKHGGVGAAPTVVGIVVSFAVAYAAIAWFLRFVGHHRIDTFVPYRVIAALVVIGLLLSHTITSI from the coding sequence GTGCACATCTGGCAGTCGATCATTCTCGGCGTCGTCGAGGGCGTGACCGAGTTCCTGCCCGTCTCGAGCACCGGCCACCTGACCGTGGTCGAGAAGTTGATGGGGATGAAGGTCAACAACGACTCGGTCACCGCCTACACCGCGGTGATCCAAGTGGGCGCGATCATCGCCGCCCTCTGGTACTTCCGGCGCGACATCGTCGCCATCGTCGAGGGGTGGTTCGGGGGGCTGCGCCAGCGGGAGCGCCGCGGTGAGCTGCACTACCGCATGGGGTGGCTGATCATCGTCGGCACGATCCCGATCGCCATCGTGGGCTTGGCCGCCAAAGGCGTGATCGAAGGGCCGTTGCGCAACTTGTGGTGGGTGGTCGCCGCGCTGATCGCCTGGGGCGCAGCGATGGTGTGGTCAGAGTCGTCGGCTCGCCAGACGCGCGGCGAACCGTCGCTCACCGTGATCGACGGGCTGGTCATCGGCGTGGCGCAATGTTTGGCGCTCATTCCGGGCGTGTCCCGGTCGGGCGCCACCATCGCGGCGGGGCTCTTCCGCGGCATCGACCGGGTGACGGCCACCCGCCTGTCGTTCTTCCTCGCGATCCCGGCCTTGGTGGCCGCTGCCGGGCTCGAAGCGCCCAAGGCCTTCAAGCACGGGGGTGTTGGCGCGGCCCCGACGGTGGTCGGGATCGTCGTGAGCTTCGCGGTGGCCTACGCAGCCATTGCCTGGTTCCTCCGGTTCGTGGGCCACCATCGGATCGACACGTTCGTGCCGTACCGGGTCATCGCCGCGCTCGTCGTGATCGGCCTGCTGCTGTCGCACACGATCACCTCGATCTGA
- a CDS encoding DUF3097 family protein, giving the protein MSRPHRYAPPPGAEPLDLDGPRRRRTTYPEVEARPGLVAQQRGTPFAGAIIEANTEAVLLRDRRGDDHWVRYTPGGFEVDGAYVTLVPPRVRPGDARRAPTRTTSGSIAVEGGAAKVARASRILVEGQHDAELVEKVWGDDLRVEGVVVEELGGADHLAEVVRTFGPRPGRRLGILLDHLVDGSKETRLAAAVDHPDVLVVGHPFVDIWQAVKPGAIGADTWPAVPIGEPWKEGVLARLGVQEEPGRFWKRLLGSVSSWTDLEPALIGAVEQLIDFVTVPAS; this is encoded by the coding sequence GTGTCCCGCCCGCATCGCTACGCACCGCCTCCGGGGGCCGAACCGCTCGACCTCGACGGACCCCGACGCCGCCGCACGACGTACCCCGAAGTGGAGGCCCGACCAGGGCTGGTCGCCCAGCAGCGCGGCACACCGTTCGCCGGGGCCATCATCGAGGCCAACACCGAAGCGGTGCTGCTGCGCGACCGTCGGGGCGACGATCATTGGGTGCGCTACACGCCTGGCGGGTTCGAGGTCGACGGCGCGTACGTCACGCTTGTTCCGCCACGCGTCCGGCCGGGCGACGCGAGGCGCGCGCCGACGCGCACGACGTCGGGGTCGATCGCGGTCGAGGGCGGCGCGGCAAAGGTCGCCCGAGCCAGCCGCATCCTCGTGGAAGGCCAACACGACGCCGAGTTGGTCGAGAAAGTGTGGGGTGACGATCTCCGCGTCGAGGGGGTGGTGGTCGAGGAGCTCGGCGGCGCCGACCACCTGGCCGAAGTGGTGCGAACGTTCGGGCCGCGCCCCGGCCGACGCCTCGGGATCCTGCTCGACCACCTCGTCGACGGGTCGAAGGAGACGCGGCTGGCGGCCGCCGTCGACCACCCCGACGTGCTGGTGGTCGGGCACCCGTTCGTCGACATCTGGCAGGCCGTGAAGCCAGGCGCGATCGGCGCGGACACCTGGCCCGCGGTGCCGATCGGTGAGCCGTGGAAGGAAGGCGTGCTGGCGCGCCTGGGCGTGCAGGAGGAGCCGGGACGCTTCTGGAAGCGCCTGTTGGGGTCGGTGTCGTCGTGGACCGACCTCGAGCCTGCACTGATCGGCGCCGTCGAGCAGCTGATCGACTTCGTGACGGTTCCGGCGTCGTAG
- a CDS encoding SMC family ATPase — protein sequence MRPSRLEVEGFTVFRRPTVVDLDGVELFALVGPTGSGKSSLIDAMVFALYGSIPRLDRRAVAPIIALGASEAKVRLDFAVGAESFTAVRVVRRTRAGATTKEARLVRASDGEVLAGTADELTASVTDLLGLGYEHFVKCVVLPQGAFASFLHDSGADRQGLLIKLLDLGLYERMASVARQREAEARRSFDQLSGQLEALADATPAAVAAAEAELAAREALAAKADGWAAQLTELASDHQTAVAAAGAANDHVDLLASVQVPAGVAERSADLLAARAALDEAGAEHEAAVAASDAAAAARAVLADRSELERAAQAHEQLAAVGEARDTAEAAVASAEAAVANADRELAEAEAAMVDAAAALEAAQWRHRARDLAAHLVVGEACPVCEQEVAALPSAGPSGSDPVAAAREAAEQATSARDQARRRHSKAERDHVRADTELTQALSRVAGLEPLVAAWPDLAALRTAIDEVVAADEAVAATQAHARRARRAESEAQARVRELEGAQRDDLAAFDRVRDTVASLGPPAADRADLAAAWSALKAWVAERLPVARDAADAASARVEAARGQAQAIRSEAAAALAEHGLQLATGEDPARVAAAGTERSRAGLERLQRDAGRAADLRTQCHEAERSADLARALGQHLSARGFEKWVLDEALAELTVGATETLRTLSGGAYSLTLDDKSNFVVVDHRNADENRSARTLSGGETFLASLALALALADQVGSLASDGAARIESIFLDEGFGTLDADTLDVVAAAIEELGSRGRMVGLVSHVPELAERVPVRFEVRRDPAGSHVEKVVV from the coding sequence ATGCGCCCCAGCCGCCTCGAAGTCGAGGGCTTCACCGTGTTCCGGCGACCCACGGTGGTCGACCTCGACGGGGTCGAGCTGTTCGCGCTGGTGGGACCCACCGGCTCCGGCAAGTCGAGCCTCATCGACGCCATGGTCTTCGCGCTGTACGGCTCGATCCCGCGGCTCGATCGGCGTGCCGTCGCGCCGATCATCGCCCTCGGCGCCAGCGAGGCGAAGGTGCGGCTCGACTTCGCCGTCGGCGCCGAGTCGTTCACCGCCGTGCGGGTCGTGCGGCGCACGAGGGCCGGCGCAACCACCAAGGAGGCCCGCTTGGTGCGGGCGAGTGATGGCGAGGTGCTCGCCGGCACCGCCGATGAGCTCACCGCCTCGGTGACCGACCTGCTGGGGCTGGGCTACGAGCACTTCGTCAAGTGCGTGGTACTCCCGCAAGGCGCGTTCGCTTCGTTCCTGCACGACAGTGGTGCCGACCGCCAAGGCCTGCTGATCAAGCTCCTCGATCTCGGCCTCTACGAGCGCATGGCCTCGGTCGCCCGACAACGAGAAGCCGAGGCGCGCCGGTCGTTCGACCAGCTGTCGGGCCAGCTCGAGGCGCTGGCCGACGCGACCCCAGCAGCCGTGGCCGCAGCCGAAGCCGAGCTCGCCGCGCGCGAGGCGCTGGCGGCCAAGGCCGACGGCTGGGCGGCCCAGCTGACCGAGCTGGCGAGCGACCACCAGACCGCCGTCGCGGCTGCTGGCGCCGCCAACGACCACGTCGACCTGCTGGCGTCGGTGCAGGTCCCGGCCGGGGTAGCCGAGCGGTCCGCCGACTTGCTTGCGGCGCGCGCCGCGCTGGACGAAGCCGGTGCCGAACATGAAGCCGCGGTGGCGGCGAGCGATGCCGCAGCCGCGGCCCGCGCGGTACTGGCTGACCGCAGCGAGCTCGAGCGGGCAGCCCAGGCCCACGAGCAGCTGGCGGCGGTGGGCGAAGCTCGCGACACTGCCGAGGCCGCCGTGGCCTCCGCTGAAGCAGCCGTCGCGAACGCCGACCGCGAGCTGGCGGAGGCCGAGGCCGCGATGGTCGACGCAGCCGCGGCGCTCGAGGCAGCGCAGTGGCGCCATCGTGCCCGCGACCTCGCCGCCCACTTGGTGGTGGGCGAGGCCTGCCCGGTGTGCGAGCAGGAAGTGGCCGCCCTGCCGTCCGCAGGGCCGTCGGGGAGTGATCCCGTCGCGGCGGCCCGCGAGGCGGCCGAGCAAGCGACGTCCGCACGCGACCAGGCTCGGCGTCGCCACTCCAAGGCCGAGCGCGACCACGTGCGCGCCGACACCGAGTTGACGCAGGCGCTGAGCCGGGTCGCCGGGCTCGAACCACTGGTGGCGGCGTGGCCCGACCTCGCCGCGCTGCGCACCGCGATCGACGAGGTCGTCGCCGCCGACGAGGCGGTCGCGGCGACGCAAGCGCACGCGCGCCGCGCTCGCCGGGCGGAGAGCGAAGCGCAAGCACGGGTGCGGGAGCTGGAGGGCGCCCAGCGCGATGACCTCGCCGCCTTCGACCGCGTCCGCGACACCGTCGCTTCCTTGGGTCCACCGGCGGCCGATCGCGCCGACTTGGCGGCCGCGTGGTCGGCGCTGAAGGCGTGGGTGGCTGAGCGGCTCCCCGTTGCCCGCGACGCGGCCGACGCAGCGAGCGCGCGCGTGGAAGCCGCGCGAGGGCAGGCGCAGGCGATCCGCTCGGAGGCGGCCGCGGCACTCGCTGAGCACGGCCTGCAACTCGCGACCGGCGAGGATCCGGCGCGGGTTGCGGCGGCCGGCACCGAGCGCAGCCGTGCCGGGCTCGAACGGCTCCAGCGCGATGCCGGACGGGCAGCGGATCTCCGGACCCAGTGCCACGAGGCGGAGCGTTCGGCCGACCTCGCGCGGGCCCTCGGTCAGCACTTGTCTGCCCGCGGCTTCGAGAAATGGGTGCTCGACGAGGCGCTGGCGGAGCTCACGGTCGGTGCAACGGAGACGCTGCGCACCCTTTCCGGCGGGGCGTACTCGCTCACCCTCGACGACAAGTCCAACTTCGTGGTGGTCGACCATCGCAATGCCGACGAAAATCGGTCCGCCCGCACGTTGTCGGGCGGTGAGACCTTCCTGGCGTCGCTGGCGCTGGCGCTCGCCCTGGCCGATCAGGTGGGGTCGCTGGCCAGCGACGGTGCCGCCCGGATCGAGTCGATCTTCCTCGACGAGGGCTTCGGCACGCTCGACGCCGACACGCTCGATGTGGTGGCTGCCGCCATCGAGGAGCTTGGCTCGCGCGGCCGCATGGTGGGCCTCGTCAGCCACGTACCGGAACTGGCCGAGCGGGTGCCCGTCCGATTCGAGGTGCGTCGTGACCCGGCGGGATCGCATGTCGAGAAGGTCGTGGTTTGA
- a CDS encoding exonuclease SbcCD subunit D, with the protein MKIIHTSDWHVGRLLRGRSRAGEHRAVLAEIVGIAEAERADVVLVCGDLFDTATPSPESERIVYGALLALAATGATVVVIAGNHDNARRLQAVEPLLELGHVVTRPFFLPADEGGVIEITTRDGVQQAKVAVLPFLSQRHVVTADALMQNDHDQHQHSYDSRVRSILGKLCESFEPTTVNLVAAHLTVKGGLLGGGERAAHTVFEYEVGALGFPATAQYVALGHLHRSQVVPGPCPIRYCGSPLQLDFGEVDDRKGVLVIDAMAGVPVKVRAVELETGRRLRTIAGTVAELEALAGTTGDDYLKVVVRSAARVGLADEVRDLFPHAVDVLVEPPGVERGSAPPTPSRRGRSPSELFTDYLASRDVVDPALEALFREVHEEVAG; encoded by the coding sequence GTGAAGATCATCCACACGTCGGACTGGCACGTCGGCCGCCTGTTGCGGGGCAGGAGCCGGGCCGGCGAGCACCGGGCGGTGCTCGCCGAGATCGTCGGGATCGCCGAGGCGGAGCGGGCAGATGTCGTGTTGGTGTGTGGCGACTTGTTCGACACGGCCACGCCTAGCCCCGAGTCGGAGCGCATCGTGTACGGAGCGCTCTTGGCCCTCGCCGCCACGGGCGCCACCGTGGTGGTCATCGCGGGCAACCACGACAACGCCCGCCGCTTGCAGGCGGTCGAGCCGCTGCTCGAGCTCGGCCATGTCGTCACCCGACCGTTCTTCCTTCCGGCCGATGAGGGAGGCGTCATCGAGATCACCACCCGCGACGGCGTGCAGCAGGCGAAGGTCGCGGTGTTGCCGTTCCTGTCCCAGCGCCACGTCGTCACGGCCGACGCGTTGATGCAGAACGACCACGATCAGCACCAGCACAGCTACGACAGCCGGGTCCGCTCGATCCTCGGCAAGTTGTGCGAGTCGTTCGAGCCCACCACGGTGAACCTCGTCGCCGCCCACCTCACGGTGAAGGGCGGCCTGCTCGGAGGCGGGGAGCGGGCCGCCCACACCGTGTTCGAGTACGAAGTCGGCGCCTTGGGCTTCCCCGCCACCGCGCAGTACGTCGCGCTCGGCCACCTGCACCGCTCCCAGGTCGTGCCGGGGCCGTGTCCGATCCGCTACTGCGGGTCGCCGCTCCAGCTCGATTTCGGTGAGGTCGACGACCGCAAGGGCGTGCTCGTGATCGACGCGATGGCGGGCGTGCCCGTGAAGGTCCGCGCGGTGGAGCTCGAGACCGGCCGCCGGCTTCGCACCATCGCCGGGACCGTCGCCGAGTTGGAGGCGCTCGCCGGCACCACGGGTGACGACTACCTGAAGGTCGTCGTGCGGTCGGCGGCGCGGGTAGGCCTCGCCGATGAGGTGCGCGACCTGTTTCCGCATGCCGTCGACGTGCTCGTCGAACCGCCCGGAGTCGAGCGGGGGTCCGCGCCGCCCACGCCGTCACGCCGGGGCCGGTCGCCCAGCGAGCTGTTCACCGACTACCTGGCGAGCCGCGACGTCGTCGATCCCGCGCTCGAAGCGCTGTTCCGCGAGGTCCACGAGGAAGTCGCCGGCTGA
- a CDS encoding transglycosylase family protein — MHRYRRTATLAVAVLALIALVGAAWNFPAASAEHEANVGTAALATPTGAPYLVRTGPDGGDVRLANLAADLHYHQVAAFLLAAKANADARARAQAARSRANQARHSSNRMAGTSTGHACGGDLPPCCVMIRESHGNPTAVNSSSGASGKWQFMPGTWNNYGGYSSAAQAPESVQDARARQVYAGGAGAGNWAGPGC, encoded by the coding sequence ATGCACCGCTATAGACGCACCGCGACGCTGGCCGTCGCGGTCCTGGCGCTGATCGCCCTGGTCGGCGCCGCTTGGAACTTCCCTGCCGCGTCGGCCGAACACGAGGCCAACGTCGGCACCGCGGCGCTGGCCACGCCGACCGGCGCCCCGTACCTGGTCCGCACCGGACCCGATGGCGGCGACGTGCGGCTGGCCAACCTGGCCGCCGACCTCCACTACCACCAGGTTGCCGCGTTCTTGCTGGCGGCCAAGGCCAACGCCGACGCCCGGGCACGAGCCCAGGCAGCCCGGTCCCGCGCCAACCAGGCCCGGCACTCGTCGAACCGCATGGCCGGCACCTCGACCGGTCACGCGTGCGGCGGCGACCTGCCCCCCTGCTGCGTGATGATCCGTGAATCGCACGGCAACCCCACGGCCGTGAACTCCAGCTCCGGCGCGTCCGGCAAGTGGCAGTTCATGCCCGGTACGTGGAACAACTACGGCGGCTACTCGAGCGCCGCCCAGGCCCCGGAGTCCGTCCAGGACGCACGGGCCCGCCAGGTCTACGCAGGTGGCGCTGGAGCCGGCAACTGGGCCGGCCCCGGCTGTTGA